The nucleotide sequence GGATCGGCTGGCGCGGTGACGGCGACAACCCATCGCTGCACCTCGAGGAGGGCCGCCGAGCCGGGGAACAGCGATGCCGTATGGCCATCGGGGCCCAGGCCGAGCAGGATGAGATCGAATCGTGGATCCGAGCCGAAGTGCGCCCGCAAGACGGCCTCGTAGGTACGGGCCGCCTCACCCGGATCCGCGTGGTCAGTCGGCATCGGGTGCACGTTTCCGGCCGGGATGTCGATGCGTGCAAGCAGCGCTTGGCGGGCCATACGGAAGTTGCTGGCGGGATGGTCGTGGGGTACGTACCGCTCGTCACCCCAGAACAGGTGCACGTTCGTCCAGGGGATGTCGGCATGGGCGGACAGGAGCTCGTACATCCGGCGCGGCGTACCGCCACCGGCGAGTGCGACGTCACATCGGCGGCGTTGGGCCACGGCCTCGCGCATGGCGTCCCCGATGGCCGCCGCGGCAGCCTGGCTCAGGGACTCCCCGTCCGCAAAGACGCGCAGCCGGCCCTCCATGGGGCCGTCCGTCAGACGCCGTGCCACCAGCCACCTTGGGGCAGCCCCTCGGCCGCGTCGGGGCCCCACGTGCTGGCCGGATAGAGGTGGACGGGCGGTGGATTCTCGATCAGCGGCGCGTACAGACGCCAGGCGTGTTCGATCTCGTCGTCGCGCACGAACAGCGTTGCGTCACCTGTGAGCACGTCGTACAGGAGCGTCTCGTACGCGTCGGGAAGGGCGCCCAGCGCTTCCGAGTACCGGAAGCGCAGGCGCTCGGTCTGCAGCGTGAGGCCCGGCAGGGGTGACTTGACTTCGAAGTACAGGTCGAATCCCTCGTCGGGTTGCAACGTGATCACGAGCTGGTTGGCGTGGATCTCGCCGCCGGAGGATTGGAACAGCGTCACCGGCGCTCGGCGGAACCGGACGACGATGCGGCTGAGCTTGCGGGGCAGCCGCTTTCCGGTCCGAAGGTAGAACGGCACACCCTGCCAGCGCCAGTTCTCGATCGACAGCCGCAAGGCGACGAACGTCTCCGTGCGGGAGTCCGACGCCACCCCCTCCTCCTGCCGGTAACCGGGCACGGCCCGCCCGCCGACCTCTCCGGCTGCGTACTGCCCGAACACGGCGTCTCGGGGGCGCAAGGGGGCAACCGCACGCAACACCTTGACCTTCTCGTCGCGGATGGCGTCGGCTTCAAACGCGACCGGGACCTCCATCGCCACCAGGGTCAGCAGTTGCGTCAGGTGGTTTTGCACGACGTCGCGCAGCGCGCCGGCTTGCTCGTAGAACGCCACCCGCCGCCCGATCCCCTCGTCTTCGGCAACAGTGATCTCCACGCTCTCCACGCGGTCGCGGTTCCACACCGACTCGAACACGGGATTCGCAAAGCGCAACACCAGAAGGTTCTGGACGGTCTCCTTGCCCAGGTAGTGGTCGATGCGGTAGACTTGCGGTTCCTCGAAGTAGCGGTGGACCAACGCGTTGAGTTGGCGCGCGGAATCCAGATCCCAGCCGAAGGGCTTCTCGACGACGAGTCGCGTCCAGCCGCGACTGCGACTCAATCCGGCCTCCCCTAATCCTACGACAGTCGATGGCACCGCCGCGGGCGGCAGCGCCAGATAGTAGACGCGGTTGCCCGGCAGGTCCCCCGCTCGTTCCAGGGTGTCGATCTCGGCACCGAGCCTGCGGTAGTCGTCCGGGGCTCCGGCGCCGATGGAGCGGAAGTGAAGGCAGGTGTCGCACCACGAGCGCGCGCGGTCGCCCAGAATCCCGCGGGCCCACGCCCGAAAGCGCGCGTCGTCCATCTCCCGGGATCGCGACACGCCCAGGATGGCGTGGCGTCGCGGCAGGAACCCCTTGTCGGCGAGATCGTACAGCGCTGGCAGCAGCTTGCGCGCCGTCAGGTCGCCGGTGGCCCCGAAGATCACGAACACGTGGGGAACGACGGGTTCTGTGCGCATCAGTCGGGCCGGCGAAATGCATGTCCGCCGAACTGGTGCCGCAGCATCGCCAGGACGCGGTCGGCGTAGGACTCTGCGTCGCGGGAGCGCAGCCGCTGCAGCAGCGCAAGCGTGATCACCGGCGCGGGAGTGTCCAGTGCGATCGCCTCGGCCACGGCCCACCGTCCCTCGCCGGAGTCCTCGACGTAGGGCGCCACGTCGTGCAAATCCGGATCCTCCGCTAGCCCGCGCGCGGCCAGGTCCAGCAGCCACGACCGCACGACGCTGCCCCAGCGCCAGATCTGGGCTACTTGGCGGACGTCCAGGCCGAAGGTGTTCGCGCGTCGGAGGATCGCAAACCCCTCCGCGTACGCCTGCATCAGCCCATACTCGATTCCGTTGTGCACCATCTTCACGAAGTGCCCCGCGCCGTTGGGTCCGACGTGGCCCCAGCCGCGGTCGGGCGCCGGCGCGAGGGCCTCGAACAGCGGTCGCAGCCGTCCCACCGGCTCCGGATCGCCCCCGATCATCAGACAGTACCCCTCTGACAGGCCCCACACCCCTCCGCTGGTCCCCACGTCCACGAAGTGCAGCCCGCGTGCGCGCATCCACGCCGCCCGGCGCATCGAGTCCCGGTAGTGGGAGTTGCCGCCGTCCACGACGACGTCGCCGCTGCCCAACAGCGGCGCCAGTTGCTCCAGCGTCCGATCCACCCCCTCGCCGGCCGGAATCATCATCCACAGCGCCCTCGGGCGTGCGAGGGCGTCCACGAGTGCTTGCAGC is from Armatimonadota bacterium and encodes:
- the gnd gene encoding decarboxylating 6-phosphogluconate dehydrogenase, which gives rise to MQVGMIGLGRMGAGMGQRLIRAGHEVVGHARSTRTVRQFVESGGRGAESLQALVDALARPRALWMMIPAGEGVDRTLEQLAPLLGSGDVVVDGGNSHYRDSMRRAAWMRARGLHFVDVGTSGGVWGLSEGYCLMIGGDPEPVGRLRPLFEALAPAPDRGWGHVGPNGAGHFVKMVHNGIEYGLMQAYAEGFAILRRANTFGLDVRQVAQIWRWGSVVRSWLLDLAARGLAEDPDLHDVAPYVEDSGEGRWAVAEAIALDTPAPVITLALLQRLRSRDAESYADRVLAMLRHQFGGHAFRRPD
- the pgl gene encoding 6-phosphogluconolactonase, which encodes MARRLTDGPMEGRLRVFADGESLSQAAAAAIGDAMREAVAQRRRCDVALAGGGTPRRMYELLSAHADIPWTNVHLFWGDERYVPHDHPASNFRMARQALLARIDIPAGNVHPMPTDHADPGEAARTYEAVLRAHFGSDPRFDLILLGLGPDGHTASLFPGSAALLEVQRWVVAVTAPADPPIRLTLTLPILNRAAQVHFLVTGHDKAEALRRARRGNTDACPASRVQPADGTLTWWVDRAAAGQDDPGSLS
- the zwf gene encoding glucose-6-phosphate dehydrogenase codes for the protein MRTEPVVPHVFVIFGATGDLTARKLLPALYDLADKGFLPRRHAILGVSRSREMDDARFRAWARGILGDRARSWCDTCLHFRSIGAGAPDDYRRLGAEIDTLERAGDLPGNRVYYLALPPAAVPSTVVGLGEAGLSRSRGWTRLVVEKPFGWDLDSARQLNALVHRYFEEPQVYRIDHYLGKETVQNLLVLRFANPVFESVWNRDRVESVEITVAEDEGIGRRVAFYEQAGALRDVVQNHLTQLLTLVAMEVPVAFEADAIRDEKVKVLRAVAPLRPRDAVFGQYAAGEVGGRAVPGYRQEEGVASDSRTETFVALRLSIENWRWQGVPFYLRTGKRLPRKLSRIVVRFRRAPVTLFQSSGGEIHANQLVITLQPDEGFDLYFEVKSPLPGLTLQTERLRFRYSEALGALPDAYETLLYDVLTGDATLFVRDDEIEHAWRLYAPLIENPPPVHLYPASTWGPDAAEGLPQGGWWHGV